Genomic window (Nitrospira sp. CR1.1):
TGCTCAGATCAGCCCGGGCTTTTTGACAGGCTTGTGCATCGTGCTCCAGCGAACGCTCGTCGGCCAGCTCAATCAACCTCCGTCGATCATCCCTCGTCGATGCACCGAGTACCCAAAACGCGTTTTGTTCCAACGCGGTAGTGGTCATCTAATTATCCTGCTCCTCTCGCGGGGCCCTGTTTCTAAGTTCGGAGTTACGGGATCGGAAGAGTTATGGAACCGCTTCGCACCTTCCGCTTCCAGGCGAGCGCGCTGGAGTTCCACTGCCCGTTGTGCCGCCTCATAAGTATCGTGATGATATCGATTGTGGGAACATCGTCGATTGTAGTCGGCTATCATGCCGTCGTACCGAAAGACTTCGTACTTGTCATCAGTTTCCTGGACTTGCAGTGAGGCAGCATCGAGTCGTATCGCTTCGGCCAAGCAATATTTAAGTTGAGCAGAGGTCAAGATGCGGTCACTACCTACGGGGGGCATGTCTTCCGTAAACTCTTGCGAGAAATCGGACGGAGGAGTTGGCTTACCTGCGGCTGGTGATACTGGCCTGGAGGCACGGGGCTGAGGGGTGTTCTGGTATATGGAATAGAGGAACACCAGTACAAATACGATTCCCACGCCTGTCACGAACATTCGAACGAAAGGTCTAGGGGATTTGTCACTCGGCTGCTTTTGGCCAGTTGGATGCGAAGAACTGTGCGTGGTAGATACTACTTCGGATGGAAGACTGCTAACCGCGGCGTTTCCAGAAGATTGTGATGCCATCCAGCGGGCAACATGGACAAGACTGTCCACATCCGAAAGCATGATGGCCAATCCCTTAAAGCCAATCGCCCTGTCTTTCATTCAAAAATAAGATCCTTTGGTTATCCTTAAACGAAGCCAATGCGGGCCGTGTTCGCGTTATCCGTTTGACGGGTTGGTGTTGCGTGCAAGGCCGCTAGCATATGTGCTTGCCCCAACCGTGCCTTTCCCGACCTGGCGGCCAATCGTGCGCCCTCTCGCACCATGAATGAGACATCAGACAACGGTCGTCCAGACAATGCCTTGGCGAGTGGTGTGATTTCGACATCGGGTTCAGTGGGTAAGGAAGACAGTAGGGTTGTGAGAAGATCTGCGATTTCTGGCTGAGTGGCATTCCCTACGAGGATGATATGGTCAAACCGTCCTCTTCTAAGAATGGCGGGGTCTATCATTTCAATTTTATTAGTCATGGCAACGACGAGCACTCCATGATGGACCGCTTCAGGAATCCGTCGAAGAAACTCGGCGACTTCTTCTACGCGATGATGTCCGACTCCGGGTGCTCTTTCGGCTAAGAACGCTTCCATTTCGTCAATGACGATGATTGAAGGTGAATGCTCTATGGCATCCGTAAAAACTTGAGCGACTTTTCGGCTAGTCTCGTGGATGTATGGACTCGCCACACTGGAAGCATTGATTTCGTAGCTAGGCCACCCTAAAAAATCGATCAACCGCTGCACCGCAAATGTTTTGCCACATCCAGGTGGGCCATGAAGGACGACTGCCGATGGAAAGGTGATCCCAAGCGCCTTATAACGATCCGGATGTTCGATGATATCCACGACATGTTCGTTGAAAAACGTTTCGAGTTCTGGTCGCCCTGGTAATTCGAATCGGGCTTGGGGGGTGGTGGTACTTTTAGCGGGCTGAAGGGATGGTTGAGCGACTGCCACTGAATTGGGCGAAACGGGCTGAGAGTCCACCAGTGGTCCTTCATTGACGGAGAAGCCCGCCTCCTCAACGATATCCTTTAGGTGAGTGGCATCTAGCCAATTCAAAGTGTGAGTGAGACGCCGAAAGGATGTCACTGGGATTCGAGCACCTCCTGTGAGCCAATACCCCAACACGGTGGCATCATCGGTACAAGAACTGATGCTATAGGTAGGCAAAAGGCGTTGAAGCTTTTCGATGTAGAGTGAGTCCTGGAGCGGCGAGACACTGTCGCATGCTCTGGTCGCTTTGAGTGCGGTGGCAAAAGCAAGGGCTTCACTCTTCGAATTTGGGGCAGGTCCGGAGGAGACCGGACATAATAACTGGTCCGCAGGACTAGCGATCATAGAAAGCTGCAACGTGCCGAAGCAAAACCGAGGAAGTGTATTAGACGCTAATAAACCTGCGCAGATCCATTTTTCAGTGAGGTCTGCGGTGGCGAGCAGAGCGCGATTGCCGCCGACTGTTTGAACGATTTGCCAGCCCTGTCCCTCATACAGTGCTTGTCTCGTGGAACTACCATCGGGCAGGTGAAATCCAATTGGGAGCCAATTTACGAGCGCCATAGTTATCCAAGGACAATATTTGTTGGAGCTACCATATCGTCGTCGGCCGCGGTGCCGATCCTGGCACCCTCCAGCTGAGCAACAATGTGACGGACTTTCTCCATATCGCTCGCCCTGAGGGCTTCAGTACCGGCCGCTACCAGCTGCGCGTGTTCTTGGCAGTCAGGATATAAATGCACGGCCTCGGCAAACATCTTAAAGCGGTCAATCACGAACCAATCTTGCCTCCAAAGAATGAGGAAGTTCTTCCCGCGAAGTTCATCCAGATGCGATTCGAAGGTACTACTATAGCGCATGATGACACTTTCAGCGGTCTTCACCAAATTTTCGAAGGTAGATATCTCCGAGGGGCGTGCGTGAGGACGCACATGCTTCTGAAAAAATGTCACAGCTTTGTCTAGTTCGAGCTGACGAATTGTCTTTAGATGTGTTTGACGAGTTTCAGCCAGCAGGCGTTTTAACTGTTGGACATCGTCGAGAGCCTGTTTGGTAGTCTCGGGATCCATCATCCCGACGGCGGTTTCAGCACGGCTCAGTCGTTCTTGGACTTCAGTCAAGCGCGGGTCGTCGACCTTTGAGACCATCTCGTCGAGGCGATCCTGGACCTGGCTGGCCTGTTCTTGAAGCAACTTGGCGGCCTTGCTGTAATCAATTTGACCCTCTTGGCGAGAATAGAAGTTTCGACTGTTTTGAAATGAGCCGCTGATTGAGGGAACTGATACTCCGAGGATGATTTGCCCGGAATCGAGAATCTCATACTCGCAGTGAAGCTCCGCTCCTGCGGATATGGCGCCATCCGAGAAATCTTGACCAGTAATTTTGAAGAGCCCGATAAAGCGATTATCCGTGATGGGGTC
Coding sequences:
- a CDS encoding AAA family ATPase; this translates as MALVNWLPIGFHLPDGSSTRQALYEGQGWQIVQTVGGNRALLATADLTEKWICAGLLASNTLPRFCFGTLQLSMIASPADQLLCPVSSGPAPNSKSEALAFATALKATRACDSVSPLQDSLYIEKLQRLLPTYSISSCTDDATVLGYWLTGGARIPVTSFRRLTHTLNWLDATHLKDIVEEAGFSVNEGPLVDSQPVSPNSVAVAQPSLQPAKSTTTPQARFELPGRPELETFFNEHVVDIIEHPDRYKALGITFPSAVVLHGPPGCGKTFAVQRLIDFLGWPSYEINASSVASPYIHETSRKVAQVFTDAIEHSPSIIVIDEMEAFLAERAPGVGHHRVEEVAEFLRRIPEAVHHGVLVVAMTNKIEMIDPAILRRGRFDHIILVGNATQPEIADLLTTLLSSLPTEPDVEITPLAKALSGRPLSDVSFMVREGARLAARSGKARLGQAHMLAALHATPTRQTDNANTARIGFV